In Vibrio sp. JC009, a single window of DNA contains:
- a CDS encoding FAD-binding protein translates to MSNKVDFELTTLETDVFVVGGGFAGCFASIKAAEAGAKVLMAVKGRTGRSGLTPWANSWFVFHDTQGITAEDYIKQFKLSGEYLNNLDFSKLLMDESWDRFQELQEWGTPTALNNPDKGRSHYIQHGTVSRSIEYVNAGDPMRRKAVSVGVEMLERVMITDLIKEDGKVVGGIGFHMETGKPYAILAKATILCSGPSSFKPLGMGYPCSSTTADGDAMAIRVGAEISGKEFNDAHPAKEANYLDESKLSSASGDATSKKTVLDFGGGPPSQDGPLNPDELDSGKLGLRTDSAIGVSLGGQPIDEKYNLGPGGTPPLESGAGTDAPTRMGFSTVGMGNHKGEGVFPHDINGRSSVEGLWAAGDAMCSMQNGAGYAGFGSSSSGSSVQGARSGWAAAEYVKTQPAPSVSKERLEQMKQEMFAPINNKKGYSPAWITRIMQGAMFPYFIMYVKEQSRMENALQQIKYLQTFVDKMKVDNFHDLRNAIETRNMLLNAEMKLIAGLARKESRGTHYREDYPYRDDKNFLAWVKLSLNEEGDVKHEMHPIPEKWHPDPSLTYREKYGFAYPNEDEERAKVGILD, encoded by the coding sequence ATGAGTAACAAAGTTGATTTTGAACTGACAACGCTGGAAACAGATGTATTCGTTGTCGGTGGTGGTTTTGCCGGATGTTTTGCGTCAATCAAGGCCGCAGAAGCCGGTGCAAAAGTGCTTATGGCGGTGAAAGGCCGCACGGGCCGTAGTGGCCTGACTCCGTGGGCAAACAGCTGGTTTGTTTTTCACGATACTCAGGGCATTACTGCAGAAGACTATATTAAGCAGTTTAAGCTTTCCGGTGAGTACCTGAATAACCTGGATTTCTCAAAGCTGCTGATGGATGAGTCCTGGGACAGATTCCAGGAGCTTCAGGAGTGGGGTACGCCTACCGCTCTGAATAACCCGGATAAGGGACGTTCTCACTACATTCAGCACGGTACAGTTTCGCGTTCAATCGAATATGTGAACGCCGGTGATCCGATGCGTCGTAAGGCGGTTTCCGTTGGTGTAGAGATGCTTGAGCGTGTGATGATCACTGACCTTATCAAAGAAGATGGCAAAGTAGTTGGTGGTATAGGTTTCCATATGGAAACCGGTAAGCCTTATGCAATCCTTGCTAAAGCAACCATCCTTTGCTCTGGGCCATCTTCGTTTAAACCGCTTGGTATGGGCTATCCGTGTAGTTCAACAACAGCTGATGGCGATGCAATGGCAATTCGTGTCGGTGCTGAAATCTCAGGGAAAGAGTTTAATGATGCTCACCCTGCTAAAGAAGCAAACTATCTAGATGAATCTAAATTAAGCAGTGCCTCCGGGGATGCAACCAGTAAGAAAACCGTACTGGACTTTGGTGGCGGTCCACCGAGTCAGGACGGCCCGCTTAATCCGGATGAGCTTGACAGCGGAAAATTGGGTTTACGAACGGATTCCGCCATTGGGGTTAGCCTTGGTGGTCAGCCAATTGATGAGAAATATAACCTTGGTCCGGGCGGTACACCACCTCTTGAAAGTGGTGCAGGCACAGACGCACCGACCCGAATGGGGTTCTCAACCGTTGGTATGGGCAACCACAAGGGCGAAGGTGTCTTCCCTCATGATATAAACGGCCGTTCAAGTGTGGAAGGTTTGTGGGCGGCAGGCGATGCCATGTGTTCCATGCAAAATGGTGCCGGGTATGCCGGTTTTGGTTCTTCTTCATCCGGCTCTTCAGTCCAGGGTGCTCGTTCTGGCTGGGCTGCGGCAGAATATGTGAAAACTCAGCCAGCTCCGTCGGTTTCAAAAGAACGTCTTGAACAGATGAAGCAGGAAATGTTTGCCCCGATAAATAACAAGAAAGGTTATTCTCCTGCGTGGATTACCCGCATTATGCAGGGCGCGATGTTCCCATACTTCATCATGTATGTGAAAGAGCAGAGCCGTATGGAAAATGCGCTGCAACAGATCAAGTATCTTCAGACTTTTGTCGACAAGATGAAAGTGGATAACTTCCACGATCTTCGCAATGCGATTGAGACCCGCAATATGCTGCTTAATGCGGAAATGAAGCTTATCGCCGGTCTGGCGCGTAAAGAGAGCCGGGGTACTCATTATCGTGAGGACTACCCGTATCGTGATGATAAGAACTTCCTTGCCTGGGTGAAACTGAGCCTGAATGAGGAAGGTGACGTGAAGCATGAGATGCACCCTATTCCTGAAAAGTGGCATCCGGATCCGTCTCTGACTTATCGCGAGAAATATGGCTTTGCTTATCCGAATGAGGATGAAGAAAGGGCAAAAGTGGGTATTCTTGATTAA
- the pfkA gene encoding 6-phosphofructokinase, whose protein sequence is MIKKIGVLTSGGDAPGMNAAVRAVVREGLHQGLEVYGIYDGYAGLHQDLIKKLERGSVSDVINRGGTFLGSARFPEFKEESIRKEAIKNLEKHGIDALVVIGGDGSYMGAMRLTEMGYPCIGIPATIDNDIPGTTYTIGYDTALNVAVEAIDRLRDTSASHKRISIVEIMGRYCGDLTLRAAVAGGAEYVVIPETGFDEAKLIEDIKAGIAKGKKHGLVAVCEHMTDVEQLAKNIEASTGHVTRATILGYIQRGGSPTARDRIMAARMGSYAVKMLLEGHAGRCVGMLNSKMVHHDIIECTQDMKRPFSEELWGLSTSLF, encoded by the coding sequence ATGATTAAAAAGATAGGTGTACTGACAAGTGGTGGTGATGCACCCGGAATGAATGCCGCCGTGCGCGCGGTGGTTCGTGAGGGATTGCATCAGGGACTGGAAGTTTACGGAATATACGACGGCTACGCAGGTCTGCATCAGGACCTGATTAAAAAGCTGGAACGCGGCTCAGTATCAGACGTTATCAACCGTGGCGGAACATTTTTAGGTTCAGCACGGTTTCCTGAATTCAAAGAAGAATCCATTCGTAAAGAAGCAATTAAAAACCTCGAAAAACACGGAATCGATGCACTTGTGGTCATCGGCGGTGACGGCTCTTATATGGGGGCCATGAGATTAACTGAAATGGGCTACCCCTGTATCGGCATCCCCGCAACCATAGACAATGACATTCCCGGAACAACTTACACCATAGGCTATGACACAGCGCTTAATGTCGCAGTAGAAGCCATTGACCGCCTGCGCGATACATCCGCTTCCCATAAACGGATTTCCATTGTTGAGATTATGGGACGCTATTGTGGTGACTTAACTCTCAGAGCGGCGGTTGCCGGTGGTGCTGAGTATGTGGTTATCCCGGAAACCGGCTTTGATGAAGCTAAGCTGATTGAGGATATCAAAGCGGGTATCGCAAAAGGGAAAAAGCACGGTCTGGTTGCCGTTTGTGAGCATATGACCGATGTGGAACAGCTGGCGAAAAACATAGAAGCCAGCACTGGTCATGTTACCCGAGCGACAATTCTTGGCTACATTCAGCGTGGCGGCTCACCAACCGCGCGTGACCGGATTATGGCTGCCCGTATGGGTTCCTATGCTGTAAAGATGCTGCTTGAAGGGCATGCCGGTCGCTGCGTGGGCATGCTCAACTCAAAAATGGTTCACCATGATATTATTGAGTGTACCCAGGATATGAAGAGACCTTTCAGTGAAGAGCTGTGGGGACTTTCTACTTCCCTGTTCTGA
- a CDS encoding MarR family transcriptional regulator, with amino-acid sequence MENSYTSDCPLYLTGVADKHLREALAKRVREQGLNVSHQQIHLLLYLFQEDGISQKRLSELTKMTKISIVKAINLLEANNLAVRIPRSDDQRNKDVYLTPEGKRIKETIYRTIDAHRASVFEGISPEEAEAFKVTLKKMLKNTIG; translated from the coding sequence ATGGAAAATAGTTATACGTCAGATTGTCCCCTTTACCTGACTGGTGTTGCAGATAAGCACCTGCGCGAAGCGCTGGCAAAACGAGTAAGAGAACAGGGGCTGAACGTGTCGCATCAGCAGATTCATCTTCTTTTATACCTGTTTCAGGAGGATGGTATCAGCCAGAAGCGTCTTTCCGAGCTGACGAAAATGACCAAAATTTCCATAGTAAAAGCGATTAATCTGCTTGAAGCCAATAACCTTGCGGTCAGGATCCCGCGCAGTGACGATCAGAGAAATAAAGATGTCTACCTTACCCCGGAAGGGAAGAGAATCAAAGAGACTATCTACAGAACGATCGATGCACACAGAGCGAGTGTCTTTGAGGGCATTAGCCCGGAAGAAGCGGAAGCGTTTAAAGTAACTCTGAAAAAAATGCTTAAAAATACCATTGGCTAA
- a CDS encoding FAD-dependent oxidoreductase yields the protein MPVRKIDTENCIGCGTCVESCPMDVFRLDTSENQPEASPCSNDCPLGLNQREWHYLIKMNQLDDAAAAIQAAHPMPSITGRVCPHPCESACTRSQVDEAININGLEQYLGDYLLENGVAVNNSTGEKVAIIGSGPAGLSAAYNLAMKGYQVTVFEKDQKPGGLMQYSIPAFRLSDAVIDQQMAFYKKMGIEFRTGVMVGKDISKEELVSQGYKAFVAATGAAKPLQLNVPGADAQGIDTAIDFLKRARMGEVESVPAKVAVIGGGSVALDAARTAIRYGAKEVHVVCLERIEPGHKDNMLALAEEIREAQEEGVIFHTKRSVNSFNVSGEKVSGLELIECHSVRDDNFRFSPDLGTEVVETLDADGVILAIGQSADAQIVPQEFAVNERGYIKADGKTLQVESDMFAAGDGVTGPTTVVQALASGKHAALMVDRYIQGQELEIPAAERKVAKNVPQGHNLYTEQRQERSNADAQVRVTSFDETMQSLTHQQAQREAERCLTCGSRSTIAYVDDCQVCRLCAHYCPADCIEISDGAYVSSLHNFDVVTLGKALNN from the coding sequence ATGCCTGTTAGAAAGATAGACACGGAAAATTGCATTGGGTGCGGGACATGTGTGGAATCATGTCCGATGGATGTGTTCAGGCTGGATACCTCAGAAAACCAGCCGGAGGCATCTCCCTGTAGCAATGACTGCCCGTTAGGACTCAATCAGCGTGAGTGGCACTACCTGATCAAAATGAATCAGCTTGATGATGCCGCGGCAGCAATACAAGCCGCTCACCCTATGCCATCGATTACCGGACGTGTTTGTCCCCACCCGTGCGAGAGCGCATGCACACGTTCGCAGGTTGATGAAGCTATCAACATTAATGGCCTGGAGCAATATCTGGGTGATTACCTGCTGGAAAACGGTGTAGCGGTTAACAACAGCACAGGTGAGAAGGTTGCCATTATCGGTTCCGGCCCTGCTGGCCTGAGCGCGGCATATAATCTGGCAATGAAAGGCTATCAGGTGACGGTATTTGAAAAAGACCAGAAACCAGGTGGTTTAATGCAGTACTCCATTCCGGCATTCCGTCTTTCTGATGCGGTTATTGATCAGCAGATGGCCTTCTACAAGAAGATGGGTATTGAGTTCAGAACCGGTGTTATGGTCGGCAAAGATATCAGCAAAGAAGAGCTGGTCTCACAGGGCTACAAAGCATTTGTTGCCGCTACCGGCGCTGCAAAACCACTGCAACTTAATGTTCCTGGCGCTGACGCACAGGGAATAGATACTGCAATTGACTTCCTTAAACGTGCCCGCATGGGTGAAGTTGAATCCGTTCCGGCTAAAGTGGCGGTGATTGGTGGTGGCAGTGTTGCTCTGGATGCAGCGCGAACCGCGATCCGTTACGGCGCGAAGGAAGTGCATGTTGTCTGTCTTGAGCGCATTGAGCCTGGGCATAAAGATAATATGCTGGCGCTGGCGGAAGAGATCCGTGAAGCTCAGGAAGAGGGCGTTATCTTCCATACTAAGCGCAGCGTAAATTCCTTTAATGTTAGTGGTGAAAAGGTAAGCGGACTTGAGCTTATCGAATGTCACAGCGTACGTGATGATAACTTCCGCTTTAGCCCTGACCTTGGCACCGAAGTGGTGGAAACTCTGGATGCAGACGGCGTTATCCTTGCTATCGGACAGAGCGCGGATGCGCAGATTGTTCCTCAGGAGTTTGCGGTTAACGAGCGTGGCTACATCAAAGCAGACGGCAAAACACTTCAGGTTGAATCTGATATGTTCGCAGCCGGTGATGGTGTGACCGGACCAACAACTGTGGTTCAGGCTCTTGCATCCGGCAAGCACGCTGCTCTGATGGTTGACCGTTATATTCAGGGTCAAGAGCTGGAGATCCCGGCAGCTGAGCGCAAGGTGGCTAAAAATGTTCCTCAGGGTCATAACCTGTACACGGAACAGCGTCAGGAAAGAAGCAATGCCGATGCGCAAGTTCGCGTTACCAGTTTTGATGAGACCATGCAGTCGTTGACCCATCAGCAGGCTCAACGTGAAGCTGAGCGTTGTCTGACCTGTGGCAGCCGTTCAACCATTGCTTATGTTGATGACTGTCAGGTGTGCCGTCTTTGTGCCCATTACTGTCCGGCTGACTGTATCGAGATATCTGATGGTGCCTACGTCAGTTCTCTGCATAACTTCGACGTTGTCACCCTTGGTAAAGCGCTGAACAATTAA
- a CDS encoding type II toxin-antitoxin system HicB family antitoxin, translating to MLYPIAIETGDNEYAYGVAIPDMPGCFSAGDTLEEALANAKEAAEFYLEDMAERGLLPPQAGSLAQWQKNEEYAGWAWAVVEVDVEPFMGKSRKYNVSLPTLLRKKIDDTITENSKYSGFSQFIQSAALKELERLNQTSNEIPRIK from the coding sequence ATGTTATATCCAATTGCAATTGAGACCGGAGATAATGAATACGCTTACGGTGTCGCTATTCCGGATATGCCGGGTTGTTTTTCTGCCGGTGATACTCTGGAAGAGGCTCTGGCGAATGCAAAAGAAGCCGCTGAGTTTTATCTGGAAGATATGGCCGAGCGTGGTCTGTTACCTCCACAGGCAGGATCCCTGGCTCAATGGCAGAAAAATGAAGAGTATGCAGGATGGGCATGGGCGGTTGTGGAAGTGGATGTTGAGCCCTTTATGGGAAAGTCCAGGAAATATAATGTTTCTTTGCCGACGCTTCTGCGAAAGAAGATTGATGACACTATTACTGAAAACAGCAAGTACAGTGGTTTTTCTCAGTTTATTCAGTCTGCTGCATTGAAAGAGCTGGAAAGGTTGAACCAGACTTCGAATGAGATCCCGCGCATAAAATAA
- a CDS encoding molybdopterin-dependent oxidoreductase codes for MKITNIAADKQFKVTLFGLSQAIKLLPKKDRKFRELIAKNDFSACICVRTSKTGRVFTFEKGKLKSKAGKDTSADVVMEFETASEAMKMMVPWRDYQDVIDMAKLFKVDARGNEKLIVHFTDILGAIVDNQVKFGTPMPDGTMRYVNNTNGGPVFVYVKDDKIIRITPIELADDDPEPWTIKARGKEFTPTKKVTVSPHTQGLKSTIYSKDRILYPMKRVDFDPDGERNPQNRGISGYERISWEEATDIVAKEITRVKDEHGPGAIMNGSGSHHTWGNLGYWLSARPRFFNIIGTSYVVHNPDSWEGFYWGAMHHWGNSIRLGSPDTYSTVEDALKHAEMIVFWSSDPESTSGVYGAMEGSQRRLWAKQLGIEFVHIDPFYNHTAALLGGKWFGTNPGTSNAMALAIAYVWMKEGLYDKDFVADKTEGFAEWQEYVLGNEDGIPKTPEWQEEETGIPAHDVRALARKWGNKRVYLAAGGIQGFGSACRSATGAEWARSMVCLMAMQGIGKPGVNMGCLQQGTPIDTRFFFPGYAEGGLSGDFEGTGVGVNMYQRMPQVMTMNTVKQKVPRLRIPEAILNGETQGYPTDTKHIEGQFCDFKYPAPGHAPIKMYYKYGGSHFGTMNDTNRYAHMYRSANLETVVNQSIWLEGEAKFADIILPACTNFERWDIGEFASSGGYIHHNYNQCNHRVITIQHKCIEPLGESKSDYEIFRMIATKLGVGAYFSEGSSELEWVRRLFNGTDLPEKISWKQFLKKGYYIVPPPKEEDRDPVAWNWYYEGRKKDVPEMNPLPAEYNGQFREGLQTQSGKIEFVCNSLKRFDPNDPERPVMTKYIPSWEGRHSGELYEKYPLQMITPHSRYSFHTMMDGKDSHINDIIDHRVEIDGYYYWIIRMNEKDGQARGISHNQIVEVFNDRGSVLCAAHLTQRVPEGTVHSYESSALYEPIGEPGKSPDKGGSMNTLTPSRPIIKKSHSTACNSCLVNIRVWEGE; via the coding sequence GTGAAAATTACAAATATAGCTGCAGATAAGCAGTTCAAGGTCACTCTGTTTGGCCTGAGTCAGGCAATCAAACTCTTGCCAAAGAAAGACAGAAAATTTAGGGAACTGATCGCTAAAAATGATTTTAGTGCTTGTATCTGTGTACGTACTTCAAAAACAGGCCGGGTTTTTACCTTTGAAAAAGGGAAACTGAAGTCTAAAGCGGGTAAAGATACCAGTGCTGATGTGGTCATGGAGTTTGAAACCGCATCCGAAGCGATGAAGATGATGGTGCCCTGGCGTGACTATCAGGACGTTATCGACATGGCGAAGCTGTTTAAGGTGGATGCCCGTGGTAATGAAAAGCTGATCGTTCACTTTACCGATATCCTGGGTGCGATTGTCGACAATCAGGTTAAGTTTGGTACGCCAATGCCTGACGGTACAATGCGTTATGTAAACAACACCAACGGTGGTCCGGTATTTGTTTATGTAAAAGATGACAAGATTATCCGTATAACGCCGATTGAACTGGCCGATGATGATCCGGAGCCATGGACAATCAAAGCCCGTGGTAAAGAGTTTACTCCTACTAAGAAAGTGACAGTAAGCCCGCATACCCAGGGCCTGAAATCGACTATCTATTCTAAAGACCGGATTCTTTATCCGATGAAGCGTGTGGACTTTGATCCTGATGGTGAGCGTAATCCGCAAAACCGTGGTATCTCCGGCTATGAGCGTATCAGCTGGGAAGAGGCGACGGATATTGTAGCCAAAGAGATTACCCGGGTGAAAGACGAGCATGGTCCGGGCGCGATTATGAACGGCTCCGGCTCACACCATACCTGGGGTAACCTGGGTTACTGGCTGTCAGCACGACCACGCTTTTTCAATATTATCGGTACTTCTTACGTTGTACATAACCCGGATAGCTGGGAAGGCTTCTATTGGGGTGCGATGCACCACTGGGGCAACTCAATCCGCCTGGGTTCACCGGACACCTATTCAACGGTAGAGGATGCACTAAAGCACGCTGAGATGATCGTATTCTGGTCCAGTGACCCTGAATCGACCAGTGGCGTATACGGTGCAATGGAAGGTTCTCAGCGTCGTCTGTGGGCTAAACAGCTGGGTATTGAATTTGTTCATATTGACCCCTTCTATAACCATACCGCAGCACTGCTTGGCGGTAAGTGGTTTGGTACTAATCCGGGTACCAGTAACGCGATGGCACTGGCGATTGCCTATGTCTGGATGAAAGAAGGCCTGTACGATAAAGACTTTGTTGCCGATAAGACTGAAGGTTTTGCGGAGTGGCAGGAGTACGTGCTGGGTAACGAAGACGGTATTCCGAAGACGCCGGAGTGGCAGGAAGAAGAAACCGGTATTCCGGCTCATGATGTACGTGCTCTGGCTCGTAAATGGGGTAACAAGCGGGTTTATCTGGCTGCTGGTGGTATTCAGGGCTTCGGTTCTGCCTGTCGTAGCGCAACCGGTGCTGAGTGGGCCCGTTCTATGGTGTGTCTGATGGCGATGCAGGGCATTGGTAAGCCGGGTGTGAACATGGGCTGTCTGCAGCAGGGCACGCCGATTGATACCCGCTTCTTCTTCCCGGGTTACGCGGAAGGTGGCCTGTCAGGTGACTTTGAAGGCACAGGCGTTGGCGTAAATATGTATCAGCGTATGCCTCAGGTTATGACCATGAACACGGTTAAGCAGAAGGTGCCGCGTCTGCGTATTCCTGAAGCGATTCTTAACGGAGAAACCCAGGGCTACCCAACTGATACCAAGCATATTGAAGGTCAGTTCTGTGACTTTAAATATCCGGCTCCGGGACATGCGCCAATCAAGATGTACTACAAGTACGGCGGTTCTCACTTCGGTACCATGAATGATACCAACCGTTATGCGCATATGTACCGCAGTGCAAATCTGGAAACGGTAGTAAACCAGTCCATCTGGCTGGAAGGTGAAGCTAAGTTTGCCGACATTATCCTGCCGGCCTGTACGAACTTCGAGCGCTGGGATATCGGTGAGTTCGCAAGTAGTGGCGGTTATATTCACCATAACTACAACCAGTGTAACCACAGGGTTATCACTATTCAGCATAAGTGTATTGAGCCGCTTGGTGAGTCCAAGTCGGATTATGAAATCTTCCGCATGATAGCAACTAAGCTGGGAGTGGGCGCTTACTTTAGTGAAGGTTCTTCAGAGCTGGAATGGGTACGCAGGCTGTTTAACGGTACTGACCTTCCAGAGAAGATCTCCTGGAAACAGTTCCTCAAGAAGGGCTACTACATTGTGCCGCCACCGAAGGAAGAAGACAGGGATCCGGTTGCATGGAACTGGTACTACGAAGGCAGAAAGAAAGATGTGCCTGAGATGAACCCGCTTCCGGCGGAATACAATGGTCAGTTCAGAGAAGGTCTGCAAACTCAGAGCGGTAAGATTGAGTTTGTCTGTAACAGTCTGAAGCGTTTTGACCCGAATGATCCTGAGCGTCCGGTAATGACCAAATATATCCCTTCATGGGAAGGGCGGCACTCCGGTGAGTTATATGAGAAGTATCCTCTGCAGATGATTACGCCTCACAGCCGTTATAGCTTCCATACCATGATGGACGGTAAGGACTCGCATATTAACGACATTATCGACCACCGTGTTGAGATAGACGGTTACTACTACTGGATTATCCGCATGAATGAGAAAGACGGACAGGCGCGCGGTATTTCTCATAATCAGATAGTTGAAGTCTTTAACGACCGTGGTTCTGTACTTTGTGCAGCGCACCTGACTCAGCGTGTTCCTGAAGGTACGGTTCACTCTTACGAGTCTTCCGCACTTTATGAGCCGATTGGCGAGCCGGGTAAATCACCGGATAAAGGCGGCTCAATGAACACATTGACGCCAAGCCGTCCGATTATCAAGAAATCGCACTCCACTGCGTGTAACTCATGTCTGGTTAATATCCGAGTTTGGGAGGGAGAGTAA
- a CDS encoding NUDIX hydrolase: MKEFETLESKVVYSNKWMSVREDKIRRASGVEGIFGVVDKPDFVVIIPIENDVIHLVEQYRYPVGKRLWELPQGSWESDPNADHLLLAKGELEEETGLIAGKMEYVGFQYLAYGYSSQGYHIYLASDLSKGTKKLDDEEEGLISKEFSLEEFELMITSGEIKDASTVNAYGLAKLKNML; encoded by the coding sequence ATGAAAGAGTTCGAAACCCTTGAAAGCAAAGTAGTCTATTCAAACAAATGGATGAGTGTACGGGAAGATAAAATACGCAGAGCCAGTGGTGTTGAAGGAATATTCGGTGTGGTCGACAAACCTGATTTCGTTGTAATTATTCCGATAGAGAACGATGTGATTCATCTTGTGGAGCAATATCGTTACCCGGTTGGTAAAAGGCTCTGGGAACTACCTCAAGGCTCTTGGGAATCAGACCCAAATGCCGATCACCTTCTGCTTGCTAAAGGAGAGCTCGAAGAAGAAACAGGGCTGATTGCGGGGAAAATGGAGTATGTCGGGTTTCAATATCTGGCGTATGGATATTCAAGCCAGGGATACCATATCTATCTGGCGTCTGATCTTAGTAAGGGCACGAAAAAGCTGGATGATGAAGAAGAGGGCTTGATTTCTAAAGAGTTCAGTTTAGAAGAGTTTGAGCTGATGATTACATCCGGAGAGATTAAAGACGCAAGCACAGTAAACGCTTATGGTCTCGCAAAACTAAAGAACATGCTGTAG
- a CDS encoding nitroreductase family protein, which yields MTHSIIQDLTKRYTTKKYDASKRISEEDISIIKEAIRLSASSINSQPWKFVLIESDEAKSRLDATFANKYQPNRPHATEASHVILFAHNPNYQKEDYRKVLDINVELGRLTEENYDAMLNGAFHFADLHRDESGSNSHWTKSQVYIALGNALHVLARLGIDSTPMEGIDTELVSEVFADELDGYVCDVALAMGYHAEDGDYNHGLPKSRLAMEDVFTVV from the coding sequence ATGACCCACTCAATTATACAAGACCTGACTAAACGCTATACCACAAAAAAATACGATGCCAGCAAGCGTATTTCAGAAGAAGACATAAGCATCATAAAAGAAGCTATCCGCTTATCGGCTTCATCTATTAACTCACAGCCGTGGAAATTTGTGCTTATTGAAAGTGACGAAGCGAAAAGTCGTCTGGATGCGACGTTTGCGAACAAGTATCAACCAAACCGCCCTCATGCAACAGAGGCATCACACGTCATTCTTTTTGCTCACAATCCAAACTACCAGAAAGAGGATTACAGAAAGGTACTGGATATCAATGTGGAATTGGGTCGCCTGACTGAAGAAAACTATGACGCCATGCTAAACGGAGCGTTTCACTTTGCCGATCTCCATAGGGATGAAAGTGGCTCTAATAGTCATTGGACAAAATCTCAGGTTTATATTGCTCTGGGTAATGCGTTACATGTACTTGCCAGGCTGGGTATCGATTCTACGCCAATGGAAGGAATTGATACGGAATTGGTAAGTGAGGTTTTTGCTGATGAACTGGATGGCTATGTATGTGATGTGGCTTTAGCTATGGGTTACCATGCTGAAGATGGTGACTATAACCATGGTCTGCCAAAATCACGTTTGGCAATGGAAGACGTTTTTACTGTCGTTTAA
- a CDS encoding 4Fe-4S dicluster domain-containing protein encodes MSKKNNEIKVSTKWNLIVDVERCENCNNCFMADKDEYCGNSFPGYTEEQPRHGHRWIDIKRRERGGGSLIDVAYIPTMCNQCADAPCVKAAKNGEIYQRDDGIVIIDPVKAKGQKRLVKTCPYGHIWWNEELELPQKWFFDAHLLDAGWKEPRCVQSCGTGALESLKISDDEMEKKAAQEGLEVLEPEHETKPRIWYKNLYRFDKEHVAGSVVAVTDGVTDCVEDAEVTLKQGDKVIEVLKTDYFGDFKFDKLEPNSGEYTLSVTQGERSYSKAFTLSESVNLGVLTIA; translated from the coding sequence ATGAGTAAGAAAAATAATGAGATTAAGGTAAGCACTAAGTGGAACCTGATTGTCGATGTTGAGCGTTGTGAAAACTGCAACAACTGCTTTATGGCAGACAAAGATGAGTATTGCGGAAACTCCTTCCCGGGTTATACCGAAGAGCAGCCAAGACACGGTCATCGCTGGATTGATATCAAACGCCGTGAGCGTGGTGGCGGTTCACTGATTGATGTTGCTTACATTCCGACTATGTGTAACCAGTGTGCTGACGCGCCTTGTGTGAAAGCAGCGAAAAATGGGGAAATCTACCAGCGTGATGACGGTATCGTGATTATCGATCCGGTGAAGGCCAAGGGTCAGAAGCGTCTGGTGAAGACCTGTCCTTACGGTCATATCTGGTGGAACGAAGAGCTGGAGCTGCCGCAGAAGTGGTTCTTTGATGCTCACCTGCTGGATGCCGGCTGGAAAGAGCCTCGCTGTGTTCAGTCCTGTGGTACCGGCGCGCTGGAATCTTTGAAAATCTCAGATGATGAGATGGAGAAAAAAGCCGCGCAGGAAGGTCTGGAAGTACTGGAACCCGAGCATGAGACTAAGCCAAGGATCTGGTACAAAAATCTGTACCGCTTTGACAAAGAACATGTGGCTGGCTCAGTAGTTGCCGTTACCGATGGTGTGACCGATTGTGTCGAAGATGCAGAGGTGACTCTCAAGCAAGGTGATAAGGTGATTGAAGTACTGAAAACCGATTACTTTGGTGATTTTAAGTTTGACAAACTGGAGCCAAATTCCGGTGAATATACCTTGTCGGTCACTCAGGGTGAGAGAAGCTATTCCAAAGCGTTTACGCTGAGTGAAAGTGTGAATCTGGGTGTGCTTACCATTGCTTAA